caacttttgtcctggtgaccccttccacacagcaagcctctgagtgcaacccccctcccccgccgttATACATTAAAACacactttaatatatttaacactgttataaTGGCTGGGgatgaagcagggtttgggggtggaggctgacagctcatgacccccacataataacctcacgacccccagtttgagaacccctggactacaCTGAGCATGCACAGACAGAGAGCCAGAGGGTTGAAAGGCCGCTGGGATGGACAAGACTTGTGGGGCTCCGAGAtactgtctccccccacccccaccccgccaccccGCAGCAGTGTGAATTCAGCTCCAACCAGGGGCAGGAATCTGAAATCAGTGAAACAGCAAAGACTTCATGCAGGCAGCGGTCCGGCTTGCCAGGCAGGGACAGTCCTTCCCTTCCAGGACGTGGGCATCAGCAAAACTCAAGCATCAGAAACCTGGGAATTACAGAGTTACGGTCCATGCCCAGGCAACCTCAACTCTGCTCCCTGGAGCAGGCAATAGGCACTGGGATTATCGGCATGTACAGCGGCTGCACTCACTGTGGGACCTGTAGCTGTACTGAAGGGTGGGGCAGGTCGAGAGAGGTGATAGGCGTTAGTTTGAGGAGTGTCCGAGCTGTGACTGGGCTACGAGGAAACCAGGGgttgcccccaccccatcaaagCGCAGGAAGCCTTGTACCTTGAGGATCCAGTCTGCCTCATTTTGTTGCAAACTTGTGTATGTTGTCTCAGTAGCAAGGCACTGGGGGGGTCTTGCCATGGGGATTGGCAGCAGTGAGGTGGGATGCCAGAGCAGGCTGTGGGTTGAATGGTGGGTAAGGGAAAGTCTAAGGTTAGATGGTATCCAGTGAGTGAGTGGGAAGTGGTTGGTACATTTCACATGTGCAGTATTGTGCAGGGATTGTGCTTAGTGTTTGAGCCCTGGGCAAGCGGAGGCAGCTCCTGCCCATGACAGTGAAAAGGCCGAGTGTGAGCGTATGTTGGACCTGTTGGGACATCACTCAGAGGGCGGAGTTACGGCTACCTGGGCACGTACCTGTATTTCCTGGCTTTTAGGTGGCTGAGATTTGCTGATCTCGATATTCTGGAACTGCTCCATTCATGGCCATGGATATTCTCATCCCCACTGCTGGAGAGCCTGGGATATGCATCAAGCGTGCCCGGACTCAGCTCCTCACCCTGGTGTCAGCAGTGTGTTCTTGGTGCATGCTCCCAGTATGCCTGTTCTCCGCTCCACACCCACAGTGGTAGGGCTTCCCCACATACTGGCTCAcagggggtgcaggaagaggtgctcagacacccacagaggggcagagacccacagagcccagctcacatgAGGGGGTCGAGGATCattgggagggaggaggcacaggACCCTCCCTCAAAAGCAATGGCCCCCCAGAACCATGTTCACATGAGGATGGAGGTCACAGAGGGTGGGGTCAGAACTATAGAGTTGGCCAgggccctccctcctcccccagatccTGCCACTCGCACAAGGGACAGGCACACATGGGAAGTTTTAGGGAAACAGGCTCAGACTCCTCAAGGACAGGCCAAGGCCTTCCAGCTCCCAGATCCCATGGGGGTGTCAGCCATATATGGGCTGGGAGGTGCCAGATCACGACCCACACACCTCTGCTCCTATTCTCCCCCagtccccatccctctcccccactcctcccttctCAGTGCCCCACCCCACCTAGCCCCCAACCtcaacccctctctgcccctattcCCAGCCACTCTTCCGTCCTTCTCACCTTCCGCTCCCAGCAAGCATTTGCATGTGGAATTCATTGTCATTTCAAAGACAGGGTTAGCACCTTCTGAGTATTCTGCTGTATTTGGATTAAgtttccccaaaataaataataataataataaaaacccttGGAGAGAGGCAGATTAGAGCAAGATGCCTCCTTTTTTTAAGATACAGATTTCCTACCAAGGCTTGGATTTGAACTCCTAAGAGCATACGACCTCCcacactgggtcagcccaaaggtccatccagcccagtgtcctgtcttccgacagtggccagggccaggtgccccagagggaatgaatagaacagggaatcatcaagtgatccatcccctcttgcccattcccagtgtctggcaaaggctagggacaccatacctgcccatcttggctcatagccatGGATAGACCTGTCCTGCGTGAATTCATGGTGCCCGCTGCGGTTCAATGGCTGGACCATTCCCCCTGGTGTCATAACTGGCTTTcaagctccttcccctctctccctgcacaggCACAGTGTGATCTGCTTGGCGTGTGAGTCTCACACCGGCTGAGCAGCCGGCCAACCTAGAATCAAAGTGGTTCATAACGTGGTCATTTGATCTCCCCGAAAGGGCTGGGGGATGCCCTGCACTCTGCTGGGAGAACTTTCAGCCatctaaaaaaagaacaggaggacttgtggcaccttagagacaaacacatttatctgagcataagctttcaggagctacagctcactgcatcggatgcatttaaAATCCTGGTGCAGTGATCTCAGCCCTGGCTGTAAGGAAAGCAGGTCAGGTTGGGGGctttgtttgggggaggaggggatctcAGAAATCCCTTGTCCAAATGGCTCTGTGGGCCCCCCCCCGAGGCACACAAACTGTCAAGGCTCCAAGTCAGTGGGTGGATTTCAGAGCAGGCAGGAGATCGGTGCTTCAGGCAGAGAGCTGGCGCTTTGCTAGAATAAAATCTCTTTAGCTGCCCTCCACTTAGATCCCGTCCTTCAGCGCCTCGTCCCCAGGGCTCGCTTGGGACTCCAAGTGAGGGTCAGACCCAGACCCCCCACATGGCGGGCTGAGACACACGACGCTGCCAGGACGGCAGTTCAGAGGGTGTGTTAGGACACTTTGGCCCATCagttaaaagacaaagaaacaaagTCTGTCCTGGGGACCAACAGAGACGTCTTCCCTCACGACAAGGAAAAACCACTTTCCCTTCAACCCCAAAACAATCCGCGTTCGTGATTTGCTGCCCAGCAGCGGAGTTCTTGTCTCGGGAGGCAACTTCAGCTCCTGCAGGTTACCCGCCTATTTTGCCCCCCTTAACCCTCCTTCCATCTGGTCAgcgcacagccccctccccaatagaccccgcccgccccctccctccgccaTCTGGTCAgcgcacagccccctccccaatagaCCCCGGGTTCCCCAGTGTGATCGATGCACCCACCcagctcttctcctcccccccaacccgGCACCTCCCTGCTCACCCCCTCCCCGTTCCATGCACAACACCAGCCCCTCCTCACCTGCTGGTGGAGACCCCCAGCCCCTGATCGCTCCGCGGGCAGTCGGAGCCCGGCTCGCAGCTCGCCCAGGCTCGTGTCCCCTGGAGCCAGAGCCCCCCCGGGGAGCGGGCTCAGAGCGACCCCGGCGGGCAGGCAGAGGGAGCAGCGAGGGGACGGGCTGCCCCACCGGGAGCCGCCAGGCTCGGGGAGAGGGTCCCACGGCTGCAGCCCCGCTCTGCTGGGCAGGTCAGCAACACCGAAGGGAAACGCACCCAGCTGTCTGTCCCCAGGGAGCGGGCGAAGAGCAGAGGCTCCAGCCGGTCAGGATCCCGCAGCACTCCCCGCTCTTGTGTCGCTGCCTCCCGGGCTTATGGCTATCCCTACCCCACCAAAGCAGGTccgcgtccctgggtgggctcgaaccACCAACCTTTCGGTTAACAGCCGAATGCACTAACCGATTGTGCCACAGAGACTGGGCAGCCaggccccaggcagggagcaagCGGCCATagccagctgctggggagagcccGGCTGGGGAGGGGCGGCAGCCCAGTCCCCCCCACACTCGGTTTTCCGGGGCAGTGGAAGTacttaaaagtgtgtgtgttgggggggggggaaccactgGTGCCCGAACCttgggccccgccccctgcaccaccctttcccctgaggccccaccccctcgctcctcccccccaccttacAATGTGGAAATGGGAAGACAGGcgctgggaggggtgtgtgtctgtctgtctgtctccttctctccccagcttgcggaggggctctgacccaccccatcccttcctctccctccccccaagttgccttttgccccctcccccaatactAAAACAGAcaagttcttataataaaaaaagGGACTAGGGCCCCCCCCTTGAGCTGCTGGGGGCCCCAAGTAATTGCTTAGGCTGAGTCTCTCTGTGTATACCCAGGGCTCTGAGTGTAGGTAGCCCAGCCCGGCAcatgtgcctcagtctccccgtACCCTGCACCACCACCTCCAGCTGTTGAAACTGAACTCACCTGGGCCTGGGCCCCCCTGCCGCCCTGCCCCGGAACTGTACACCCTTCTCTGCCCCGGCCCTGCTGGCTCCCCCTGGGGACGACACTACTCTTCCTGGTTCCACACCGGCTGGGCCATGGAGCTGCCCCCACAAGAGTACCCCCACCTCAAGATCAGGAAAGACTGTGACCAGTGAGGATCTCTGGGCGCTGACCCCGCTGAGCTGAGCCCTGGCCGGTGCAGCTTGCCCGGCACTGTGCGGATCCCCCGATGGGTCTCCGGGGGCACAAAGGAGCCaggcagggggcacagcagtGTGTGCAACGGGGGtgggctgaggctgcagctggacttggggagaaatgtggggaggggggttcccTGGTATATTTAACAAGAGGTTAACATGTGTCCAACTTTTTTTGAGGGAAAATTTTGCTCTGGGCGAAGGATTTGGGCTGTAGTTACGTAACCCCTCTTCCAGGTGGTGTCGGCAGCAACAAGGGTGCGGTTTAGTTTCCAGGGGTTCCCCTTAACAACTCAAaacagaaccagctcaagcccccagcCAGTAATCTGAGAAAACTAAACACCTCCGGGGGCACATCTACGAGGCAACACTTTCCCCCTCATCAGCATGGAGTCTGTGTAGTAGAACAAAAATACCCTGACTTCTATTAAAAGTTCTCACCTCTGCCTGAAGGGGAGAGTTAACCACAAAGGAAAGGAGCACAGGAGACATGCACGGCAAAGCAGAGCACGGAGAGGAGCAAAGGAATCCTTTGCAAAGGGATTTCCTGTCTTGCACCCACCCAACCATCACAAAAGTTCTCTTGCTCGACCCTGTTCCATTGGGGTTGGGCTTCCCTCCCCTCCAGGTTAGGTGACCCAGgttagggcaacaaaaatgattaggggtctagaacacatgacttatgaggagaggctgagggagctgggattgtttagcctgcagaagagaagaatgaggggggatttgatagctgctttcaactacctgaaagggggttccaaagaggatggctctagactgttctcaatggtagcagatgacagaacgaggagtaatggtctcaagttgcagtgggggaggtttagattggatattaggaaaaactttttcactaagagggtggtgaaacactggaatgcgttacctagggaggtggcggaatctccttccttagaggtttttaaggtcaggcttgacaaagccctggctgggatgatttaactgggaattggtcctgcttcgagcagggggttggactagatgaccttcaggggtcccttccaaccctgatattctatgattctatgattctgtgacccagagctgggaggcagaagcagagtATAATCCACATTACACCAGGAGGCTGCGGGACTCAGATACACCTCCAACACACAGTTCCTCGTCTGCTTCCTTCTGACTTCTAGGGAGTTGCACTTTCTCTAAACCAGCTGTAACTTACTGCCCATTCTCCCCTTTTATGGCTCATGATagctggtgtttttcttaaaaccccagctcctagAGTCCTGTGAGCAGGCCAGAATCTCAGTTCTCATGGTTTTCTTAGGGAGGGCAGACAAAATAAAGTCTTTAACCCTTGCAGAGCATGCTAGAAACCATGACAGCCAAAGGCTCGCAAACCAGGAAATAAAAAACTCTGCATTTAGTATtttaagtctcatgatttttgagtgggTCTCACAGTTTTGAGGCCCGACTCATTTTGAACTCTTGCGTTTATCAATACAGAAATTATCTAaccccccccctctctctctctgtcacacacacacgcatcacTTAGTCTTACACACCTGCTGTGggtgctgactccctgggtgcagGAAGAGGGGGCGCgagggtgaggccttgggggaaggggcagagtggggatgggCCATGGGACAAATCAAACTTCCCAAGAGCCTGTCTGTGTCCAATATAGTTTTAAGGGGCTCCTACCTCCCCTCTCCTGTCATGGCTCTTAAAACCAACTGAGAATCTGAACCATctgctgcccagggccctggggtgaGCGGAGCTAATGCCAACCGCAGTATGGCCTGATACGGCCTGCACCCTATTTGTGAGACGAAGGGTGAGAATTTTCACCGGGAGTGGGCTCAAGACACTGCTGGGTAGCAGGCCCGGTACAGCCAACCAGAAATCCCCCCTATCATCACTGGGGTTGGGTCCAGGCGAGCAAGGAAAAGAGAGACGTCTGGTGCACCCCCCTCCTTGCATTGCAGGCTGACATACGCGGTGGAGTGTGAACTACCGCCCTGCACCGCCTCACATACTTGATTTGCCACGGCTTTCATGGGACGGTGGAGGTTGATGCTTCCCTAAACCCTCGGGATACAACTTTCCgactctcttttcccctcccgcAGCCACTCACACGCTAAACCCACTGAAAGTAGCAAACACTGAAAACCCATTGCAGGCAGCCTAGCTCCGGGCAAGCAGCAGGAATGGGACAGAAGGGCAGAAGCTCACGTGTTCTCCTCGCCCCTGGCAGAATGCCTTGTGCGGGCTgtacctggggggtgcaggggtggaatgAGCTGGGGACGTGTGCCCGTTTGAGCGATTCATAGCAGGCAAACGAGGCACCTTTGGGGGAGCCTTGTCcaggcctgccatgggtcagctctctcaaaccaccacccctggcagcgcaggcctgaccttccagccccctgcaggcctCGCTCTCTGTGTACAGGTTAGCGATCAACATCCCCAAAGCCTCTGAGCGTCCCTCGGGAGTGCTCAGCCCGTTCCGCTGAGCACACGCAGAACTGTGACTCTAATCCCACAGGCGCGGTCCacagcagcttgtaagattcaattcaggccaaccactctattgagaacccagcacttagatatacagaaaacaggaacgagtttatcatcaaagaacagagatgcaagcgagagtgaataaataaatactggAAAGTAATGGTTACATAGAAAACCAAATCCTCACACTTTCTAGAACCGGGGTTCTCACAAatttttggcagcctcagcatgcggctctgacaatacttaactaactgtaggaaaaacaaacaaataaattacatgtgcatatttacatagggattttttgcagactcaataataaatataaggtacagttgtgtcctatctttactggacctaaacacagaacaaaccagtgctttgcacagtcttgtcttttttgttgttcttttgctttttcgGTCAAAGTTGATAATAGTAACAACAAAATCTGAGCTGTTGCTGTtgtcttttcagcttggtttttgcatcatttaacagCTTGCGCCTCTGAAACTCACCGTGGTAATTTGGTTCAATTTCCCTTGCACGAGTGCTGTAGGGACGTTGCACGACATACATTTcaatttgatgaatttctctcgCACACTGCAACTTGCTCAGAAACGGAATCGGGTGGCGTCAGAAACACAGGAAACTACCTTTCCCCCTGGTGCTGAagtgttcctttttctttctatgttttgcttttcttcGCAGAAGGTCCCAGGGGACCGAACTGCTGTCACATTCAAGGTCATGTTCTGGCACTagattatttgaaatattttctgaTACCAAGtcacatttttaactctttcacctcccccgcccccatgaaCAATCGCAACCTACACAAACACCACGCAGTGAGATGGCCCATAGCCACTTACAGAGCTACAGTAACATGAGATGTGAATACAGTgcttagaggtctataaaatcatgagtggtgaggagaaagtgactaaggaaaagctatttacttgttcccataacacaagaactaggggccaccaaatgaaattaatgggcaccagatttaaaacaaataacaggaagttcttctttacacagggcacagtcaacctgtggaactccttgcctgaggaggttgtgaaggctaggactataacagggtttaaaagagaactggataaactcatggaagttaagtccatgaatggccattagccaggatgggtaaggaatggtgtccctagcctctgtttgtcagagggtgaagatggatggcaggagagagatcacttgatcattgcctgttaggttcactccctctggggcacctggcgttggccgctgtcggcagacaggatactgggctggatggacctttgctctgacccagtctggcccttcttatgttcttagccaaAGAATACACTTTGCAACTTCAAAGAAAACCACACCGATGTAGCTCAGCTCTGCCGGCATGGTACTATGTAAAAGGGAGCGCGCATTAGGATTTATGGCATTTAGAAGGCACCTTTAATACCTAACATCTCAACGATTGTTGGGGCACTTTGGAGGCTCTTGTGGCTGCAAAACAATcagctggtggctgcatttgagaaatgctgttctggaGTCTAAACGAACAAGGCCTTCCCTTCTCTCATTTCCCCAGCGTGTGGCTGAGACTCCTTCTCATGAGATcactccctctcagctgcagagaaaagcttgacaatgtgACCCTGAGTTTAAAGGTTCAAAAGCAGAAGGCACATATGAAGAATCCATAGTTTAAATGAGACACACTTATTGCTTGAGGGCCCCACTGCCTGATTTTGAGATCCTGGCCAGGCTGACGAATGGGGACTTGGCTCGTTCAAGTAGGTGTGAGTTGGATCAGTGTCATTTCTAGGAGTCTCATTTCGAGCCCCCTTCCAGTGCAGTCTCTTTTCCCATCACATACACCTCAGGTTTACTACAGATCCACCGTCTTTCCATGTAGCACCGTGAGCTGCTGACCCCTTTCTCCTCGTTCAGATACGCgcagtcacctcctcctcttaTCTGAAACCTGCAacacagaagccagggagctgcagtcaggcagaggctGGGCATTTCACAccagtcccagccaggggagccgTTCTCCACAGTGCAGGCCTGAGTGCGGAGCAGCTACTCTCCCAGACCCTCAGGAGCAGAGCTCAGGACAGCGGGGGCTTTGCAGAACCGCTGACTGTTCGTGACCCTCTATGCTGAGCAGCCCACAGGGGTGCTGGAGAATGGAAAGTCCCCAGCAGGATGGAGAGAATTTGTTAGACTGATTGTCAAAAGGGACCGGTCCTCTAACAAGAGGGGCAGACCATCACCAGAACCAGACGACCAAGCAGGAaaagcggggggcaggaggaatcTCGCCTCCTTGAAACACACGGAGCAGAACCAAGATGAACCTGAAAGAGGAAATTGCATTCAAGGGTTTCCTTTTCCATTGATCTATAACTCCTGAGCTTTCCATTGGGGATGGGAGAAAAAGAGAGTGTTGAAGAAGTTCCTTTGTGAAAGCATGTGTGCCTTGTTTGTAATCCTCACGTGACCCTCCCAGAGTTCCTCTGGAGTGGAGGGTGGAGTTCTAGGGACAACATGCCTCTCGGGAGGTTTGGGAGGGTTCAGACCTGGTTTTGGGTCCTACAGCAGCTGATCTGCAGGGTCCCACATCCTAAGGAGGGAACCAGACAGGGAGTCCGTACCCCAGGAGACGGCCACAGAGGCCCGAACTCGGGACAGTGTCTGGTGGCTATTCAGACCCAGTGAGGCTGGAAgcaggtgggatccaaaggttgggtccaatacagcagaatggggactgtccattggggagccctgacccagcgccataacagcctgagttttcaaagtactgaagtaacccagaccagggaagtggggggtCTCCACCCCCCTCTAATGGCTGGCCTGCATAAGAGCTTTATCAATcggggggggggtttcagttaAAGAAGTGGATTCTTTCGCTCCTATGGCAGAGGCTCATGCTTCTAGTGCTGAATTCcggggttcaaaccctgctcccAGCTCAAGGTTTTGTGATCACACTTGGAGCCCACTGAAACCCATCGCGGGGTGTTGGTTGGGCAGCCATCACTACTGTACCCCGTTCCCGTGGGAGCCCCAGGCGTCCAGCACCTGTGAACCGCAGGCTCCTTTAACATCGGTGCCTTGCTGCGGATTCAGAGGCCTCACCAGCCAAGTCACTCAAACCTGCCGGCTGCAATCCCCAGCGGGACCTGCACCTGCCATGCACTGCTCGGCATGCTGCCCTCTCTAGCGGCCACTGttaacctgagctccctgctgcctcctttccgcagggggggtcagacaccccagggaccttgctgaagagggctgggagagaacagcgagtgtcccagctgaaatcccagcgCGCTGCGAGGGCACCTCTGGCTATGGCGGGCTCTGTCTCCGGCCCAGCaccgtgctgcggggaggagccgagagttcagggacacgccggctcccatcggtctccgatacacgcaggacgcgaacggaccagggtcgtgtctggtggtttcactagcactgaatggtggatcGACCTGAGCTCAAACCGCTCAGACACCAGAATCCCCAAGCCCAGGGAATTAGTCCAGAGGGGTGAGAGAGACTCACAGGCCCTTGAATTTGGTGCCGTTGGCCCATGTCCagggctgaccctgctccctccgGAGGCCGATCCAGTCATAGACACCCTTATGGTGCAGCAGGAATGCCTTAAAGAAAGCCGAGGGACAGCAGGTATCAACCCCAGCTCCCGtgctccccccaccgcccctccagggctctgtgctgcagagaatcccagtcaCATATTGAAGGGCGCTCAGTTTATTTTCGGGGGGGGGGTTCCCTTCCCTCTTGCAAAGCACAAGACCACTCGGGCAGTCTTAACCCTCCCACCGCAcacagcagccccaccccagtgctcccagtcacccacaccccaagtccccctgggctgggggcacctgctgggtctgagctctctgcagagacgtctcttctcacagagcagccCCCGCTCACCACAGCAGGGTAGGAGGAGGGAGCGAGTCAagctgaagtgggaggggtcaatgtgacaagttcccacccccaccccacccccccacatcctcacctggctgctcctttcccttcccccaaacaggagcactggctgggttCTCAGTCCCACTCCCACAGCCAGTAGATGCCTGAGCCAGCCGTGCCCTAGAGAGGGGCTGTCTCCCTATTTGGGGAGGGTTAAGCTGAGAATGGCCAATCCTCGTGATCACACCCAGACAgtagggccctgggcccagccagggctggcgttcagcagctggaagttcattcactccggcctcccagcacgggagggggcacagctgctcctcaccccacaggggcagagcccaggtcctACTGTAGCAGCCGCCGCTGAGCCAAGGCCAGTGTCTGGCAATTCGAAAGTCTCTCACCATTTCCTGCTCACTGTCGATCCCAACCAGGGAGGCACCCGGTGGAGAGCAGCGGCTCTGGCTGTCGGTCCAGCTCCCTTCCCTCTCTGAGAAATAGTAACATTTCCCTCGGTATCCCATCCAGCCGTCTAGGCAAGCAGGGCCAGCAGGGGGGCACAGATCAGCTGATGAAAGCTTAGATGCCAGCACTGAGAATGAGACAGTCACATGGAGGGTAAGAGTTGCACCTAGAATTGGGCATTTGACTGGTACAAAAATTGGTTAACTGACCAGTCAAATGTGCCAGATAgtggtcagatattttaaaataccaatttatcagaacagtaacaaaaaagaGCAAGACGTCATTGTCTCCAGTAGCTTTAGCTTGATATGGAtctactgaattttttttttaaaatgtacttcattgagttattttaactcagaaagCAAAGGCGAAACACTGAAACCAAGTTCTGAAAAACACCAGCCAGGCTCCAAGACGCAATCCgaaaggcaggctgcctcctgcccccagggCTCTCGCTGGAGTATTTGACTGTGGCcaaacgaaaaggaggacttgtggcaccttagagactaaccaatttatctgagcatgagctttcgtgggctgcagctcacttcatcagagtatagctcacgaaagcttatgctcaaataaatcggttagtctctaaggtgccacaagtcctccttttcttttggcgaatacagactaacagggctgctactctaaaagaaACAAAGAGGATCAATCAGCTCCACACGCTGCCAACTCATTTGCGGAGGGGTTTGGAGGCAAGGGGACCcgctccccagcctggcataagGGGCCCCTGATCTCGAGCGGGGgatgggactgtctctcactgtgtctcTGGGCAGCGCTCAGTACAAGACAGCCCTGACCTCAAGAGCTGAGCTCTAGGTGCTGCCATAACACTCACAGTCATTTATAAGTGACCCAACTGCGTCTCCTTCAAGGCCCGGAAAGGGTTAAATCTCACACACTg
This genomic interval from Lepidochelys kempii isolate rLepKem1 unplaced genomic scaffold, rLepKem1.hap2 scaffold_54, whole genome shotgun sequence contains the following:
- the LOC140904634 gene encoding C-type lectin domain family 2 member D-like, yielding MGPASGPAGSEEPLQEWPVEGNGDLETGGEPDPRRNCRKCNYKKRTVVLPVALASMFLVLIILLAVLASKLSSADLCPPAGPACLDGWMGYRGKCYYFSEREGSWTDSQSRCSPPGASLVGIDSEQEMAFLLHHKGVYDWIGLRREQGQPWTWANGTKFKGLFQIRGGGDCAYLNEEKGVSSSRCYMERRWICSKPEVYVMGKETALEGGSK